Genomic window (Coriobacteriia bacterium):
CCTCACGCCGCCACACTCAAGCACGTCGCCGCGTGCGCGGGTTTGTTCGTCACGGAGAATGTCGCTAATGTTCTCGGAGCCGGGCGGGGTGTGACACCGCCCGCAGTATCCGATCAGCACGCGCTGGTGGCACCACCGGCGTGTGAGCCGACGAAAGTGTGAGCCCCTCCATGCCGCAGACCGATCCCGCAGCCGGACACCCGACGTCCGAGCGCGTCAGCTCGATCTTCACGTCCATCGCCGACCGCTACGACACGTTCAACTCGATGGCGAGCATGGGGATCGATCGAGGGTGGCGTCGCGAACTCGTGCGCGCCGCACACCTCACCCCCAGTTCGCGCGTGTTGGATCTGGCTTCGGGAACCGGTGACGTCGCCTTCGCTGTAGCCAATCTCGGCCACCCCGCCGAGGTGGTCGCAACCGATTTCAACGCCGAGATGCTCGCGGTCGCAAAGGCCAAAGCCGAGCAGAATCCGCCGGCGGTACCGGTCTCGTTTTCGATCGCTGACGCACAGGCGCTTCCGTTCGATGACGCGACGTTTGACGTCGTCACGGTCGCGTTCGGGGTGCGCAACTTCCCGGACCGAGAGAAGAACTTCGCCGAAGTGCTCCGTGTGCTCAAGCCCTCAGGTCGCTACATCATTCTCGAGTTTTCGCGGCCCAATCTCGCGGTGTGGCGCGGCGTGTATCACCTGT
Coding sequences:
- the ubiE gene encoding bifunctional demethylmenaquinone methyltransferase/2-methoxy-6-polyprenyl-1,4-benzoquinol methylase UbiE, which encodes MPQTDPAAGHPTSERVSSIFTSIADRYDTFNSMASMGIDRGWRRELVRAAHLTPSSRVLDLASGTGDVAFAVANLGHPAEVVATDFNAEMLAVAKAKAEQNPPAVPVSFSIADAQALPFDDATFDVVTVAFGVRNFPDREKNFAEVLRVLKPSGRYIILEFSRPNLAVWRGVYHLYLRHAIPAIGGALTGDRDGFVYLNDSIRQFPAQAELAAELRRSGFTTISWKDMSGGIVALHTAVK